The Miscanthus floridulus cultivar M001 chromosome 17, ASM1932011v1, whole genome shotgun sequence genome has a window encoding:
- the LOC136515768 gene encoding uncharacterized protein — MVLWSLRTTPSQATSYTPFFMVYGFEAILLTDLDYGAPRIRAYDEQGAKASHEDAMDQLDEARDIALLCLAKYQQELRRYHNQWVGDRTFNVRDLVLRLMQSNKDCHKLSPP; from the coding sequence atggtgctctggagcctgaggacaactcccagccaggccaccagctacacacctttcttcatggtctatggttttgaGGCCATCCTCctgacggacctcgactatggagcaccaagaatcagagcatacgatgaacaaggagccaaggcatcccacgaagatgccatggaccaactagacgaagcccgcgacatcgccctcctctgtttggccaaataccagcaggagCTGCGTCGGTACCACAACCAATGGGTGGGGGACCGAACCTTCAATGTCAGGGACCTAGTTCTCCGcctcatgcagagcaacaaggactgccacaagctctccccaccctag